A genomic window from Sphingobacterium spiritivorum includes:
- a CDS encoding DUF3276 family protein encodes MGDFENKEREEVFSKKVRAGKRTYFFDVKATRSDDYYITITESKKRFEDGQFIKHKIFLYKEDFEKFAEGLKDVVEYIKSNQDVVEKRYEPNFEDAGYAEGSKIAQRDDFSF; translated from the coding sequence ATGGGAGATTTTGAAAACAAAGAGCGCGAAGAGGTATTTTCAAAAAAAGTGAGAGCTGGAAAACGTACTTATTTTTTTGATGTAAAGGCAACTCGTTCAGACGATTATTACATTACCATCACAGAAAGTAAAAAACGTTTTGAAGACGGACAGTTTATCAAACACAAGATTTTCTTGTATAAAGAGGATTTTGAAAAATTTGCTGAAGGATTAAAAGATGTTGTGGAATACATCAAGTCGAATCAGGATGTTGTTGAGAAACGTTACGAGCCTAATTTTGAAGATGCAGGTTATGCTGAGGGTAGCAAAATTGCTCAGAGAGACGACTTTTCATTCTAA